In a single window of the Leishmania donovani BPK282A1 complete genome, chromosome 6 genome:
- a CDS encoding 2,4-dienoyl-coa reductase-like protein, with the protein MAASFTSSTGSSAVGPAAASRLFTPIRIGRHIQLPNRFYMQPIYLNMESELKCYGDEHMAAMAAFFGERAHYGAKLIVVGGLGTSRLGRWKKDALMLGTFDAAKALSRVTQAVHSEGGYVLAQAFHAGRAARKRHFVSATSTPSPVQPIRNTHPYRVPGCMVDYVVSEYERFARLAEEAGFDGVEIPVSEGSLLHNFLSSAVNTRQDAFGGSLERRLEITVRVLETIKNSLANPDHFLVALRLCLHDLKVGGTPMTETLRVAEVLAKSGRIDLLNTSVGMHDSPVQTLSAYVPHGTFARSCQLLKERLTEVGAADVPVVASHRLHTIELSEKLLEKGVCDMVGVARPLLADPQYITNAAAGRSEDSIPCIGCNHCVNRLYKHQRITCALNPISGYELQRGWRPATYRKSVAVVGAGAAGVTCALTLWRRGHDVTLFEKESVIGGQLNLAKRVPGKENYQAMLEYWTRQLRQSSINVRLNTEFTREEVARNHQFFHAVVMAHGSVPRRISSHVIAGASECPLIVPFSRILDGSVTAGRRVVIVGNGAISHDVASFLLHDPRVSREVSLYLDEWGVNLEDGSLLGSPEPRMPRNNRVVTIFNKADKDADLSRGWGWAQKLWIKQHASTVVSHGMLENFDADGVHISTLPPDSRKFFVPCDTIVWCIGMLPNITYGTWIYEWMKDGAKVRGEMMGDFSIYTAGSCRDSYTGDGHGEEDLLQCVHEGYEIGYKI; encoded by the coding sequence ATGGCAGCAAGCTTTACCTCCTcgaccggcagcagcgccgtggggccggcggccgcgtcgcgccTCTTCACGCCGATTCGCATTGGCCGGCACATACAGCTGCCGAACCGCTTCTACATGCAGCCCATCTACCTCAACATGGAGAGTGAGCTCAAGTGCTACGGCGACGAGCACATGGCCGCGATGGCCGCCTTCTTTGGCGAGCGGGCGCACTACGGCGCGAAGCTGATCGTGGTCGGCGGCCTCGGCACGTCGAGGCTCGGCCGGTGGAAGAAAGATGCACTGATGCTTGGCACCTTCGACGCCGCCAAGGCGCTTTCGCGCGTCACACAGGCGGTGCACAGCGAGGGCGGTTACGTACTCGCCCAAGCCTTCCACGCGGGCCGCGCCGCCCGAAAGCGTCATTTTGTGTCCgccacgtcgacgccgtcgccggtgcagccGATCCGCAACACGCACCCGTACAGGGTACCTGGCTGTATGGTGGACTACGTGGTGTCCGAGTACGAGCGGTTTGCACGGCTAGCCGAGGAGGCCGGGTTCGACGGGGTCGAGATCCCTGTCAGCGAGGGCAGCCTCCTGCATAACTTCCTGTCCTCCGCCGTGAACACGCGGCAGGACGCCTTTGGCGGGTCGCTGGAGCGCCGGCTCGAGATCACAGTGCGCGTGCTCGAAACCATCAAGAACTCCCTAGCGAACCCCGACCACTTTCTCGTGGCGTTGCGGTTATGTCTGCACGACCTGAAGGTCGGCGGCACGCCGATGACCGAGACGCTACGGGTAGCCGAAGTGCTCGCCAAGAGCGGCCGCATCGACCTCTTGAACACGAGCGTCGGCATGCACGACTCGCCCGTTCAGACGCTGTCAGCCTACGTGCCGCATGGCACGTTTGCGCGGTCCTGCcagctgctgaaggagcggCTGACGGAGGTCGGTGCAGCGGATGTGCCGGTCGTTGCGTCGCACCGGCTGCACACCATCGAGCTCTCCGAGAAGCTGCTCGAAAAGGGTGTGTGCGACATGGTCGGCGtcgcgcggccgctgctcgcGGACCCGCAGTACATCACcaacgcagcggcgggccGCAGCGAGGATAGCATCCCGTGCATCGGCTGCAACCACTGCGTCAACCGGCTGTACAAGCACCAGCGCATCACGTGTGCGTTGAACCCCATCTCGGGCTACGAGCTCCAGCGAGGATGGAGGCCGGCCACGTACCGCAAGTCTGTCGCCGTTGTCGGGGCAGGCGCGGCGGGCGTGACGTGCGCGCTgacgctgtggcgccgcggccacgACGTCACACTCTTTGAGAAGGAAAGCGTCATTGGTGGCCAGCTGAACCTCGCGAAGCGCGTGCCTGGCAAGGAAAACTACCAGGCCATGCTGGAGTACTggacgcggcagctgcggcagtcCTCCATCAACGTCCGCCTCAACACTGAGTTCACCCGCGAGGAGGTAGCTCGCAACCACCAGTTCTTCCACGCTGTCGTCATGGCGCACGGCTCCGTGCCGCGCCGCATCTCGTCCCACGTCATCGCCGGCGCGTCCGAGTGCCCGCTCATCGTGCCCTTCTCACGCATcctcgacggcagcgtcacggcaggtcgccgcgtcgtcatcgtcggcaacggcgccatCTCGCACGACGTTGCCTCCTTCCTGCTGCACGACCCCCGCGTCTCGCGCGAGGTCTCGCTGTACCTGGACGAGTGGGGCGTCAACCTCGAGGACGGCAGCCTGCTGGGCAGCCCGGAGCCGCGGATGCCGCGCAACAACCGCGTGGTCACCATCTTCAACAAGGCGGACAAGGACGCGGACCTTTCCCGCGGCTGGGGCTGGGCGCAGAAACTTTGGATCAAGCAGCACGCGAGCACCGTGGTGTCGCACGGCATGCTCGAGAActtcgacgccgacggcgtgcACATCTCCACGTTGCCACCGGACAGCCGCAAGTTCTTCGTGCCGTGCGACACCATCGTCTGGTGCATTGGCATGCTGCCGAACATCACCTACGGCACATGGATCTACGAGTGGATGAAGGACGGCGCGAAGGTGCGAGGTGAGATGATGGGCGACTTTAGCATCTACACGGCCGGCTCTTGCCGTGACAGCTACACCGGCGACGGACACGGCGAAGAAGATCTACTCCAGTGCGTCCACGAAGGGTACGAGATCGGCTACAAGATATGA
- a CDS encoding glucosamine-fructose-6-phosphate aminotransferase, putative — protein sequence MCGILGYANSNVPRTVEQILDILLCCIQKVEYRGYDSAGLAIDANIGSGKEDGTAASAPTPRPCVVRSVGNINQLREKVFSEAVAATLPPMDATTSHHVGIVHTRWATHGGVCERNCHPQQSNNGEFTIVHNGIVTNYSALKELLKGEGYVFYSDTDTEVISVLSEYLYTRKGVHNFADLLLELSNMVEGSYALLVKSVYFPGQVAASRQGSPLMVGIRHTDNRGSVMKLQTYDFTDPSGPLEVFFSSDPNAFAEYTRDVVYLEDNDIVHYCDGALRFYNAAERQRSIIKREVQHLETKLESLSKGNYAHFMLKEIYDQAESVISSMHGRIDFSSGTVQLGGFTQQSIRAILTSRRILFIACGSSLNSCIAVRPLFEELVPLPISVENASDFIDRRPQMQRNDTCFFISQSGETADTLMALKLCSEAGAMCIGITNVVESSISRLTHCGIHLKAGVEVGVASTKAYTSQVIVMTLVALLLSSDSVWLQERRNEILRGLSEVSAKIAEVLRITHDPVKALAARLKESHSVIVLGRGYDLATAMEAALKVKELSYVHAEGIHSGELKHGPLALIDETVPVLAMCTNDKHFGLSKAAVQQVNARNGAVVVFATVVDAELKAAASEIVLVPKTVDCLQCVINVIPFQLLAYYMALLRGNNVDCPRNLAKSVTVQ from the coding sequence ATGTGCGGCATCTTGGGCTACGCCAACAGCAACGTGCCGCGCACGGTGGAGCAGATCTTAGACATTCTGCTCTGCTGCATTCAGAAGGTGGAGTACCGCGGCTACGACAGCGCAGGCCTCGCCATCGACGCAaacatcggcagcggcaaggaggacggcaccgccgccagtgcgccgacgccgcgtcCTTGTGTggtgcgcagcgtcggcaaCATCAACCAGCTTCGCGAGAAGGTGTTCAGCGAGGCGGTCGCCGCTACGCTGCCACCGATGGACGCCACGACGAGCCACCACGTCGGCATTGTGCACACACGGTGGGCCACGCACGGTGGTGTGTGCGAGCGCAACTGCCACCCACAGCAGAGCAACAACGGCGAGTTCACCATTGTGCATAACGGCATCGTCACGAACTACTCCGCGCTGAAGGAGCTTCtcaagggggaggggtacgTCTTCTACTCCGACACCGACACGGAGGTCATTAGCGTCCTCTCCGAGTACCTCTACACGCGCAAGGGCGTCCACAATTTCGCCgacctgctgctggagctgtcAAACATGGTGGAGGGCAGTTACGCGTTGCTTGTCAAGAGCGTCTACTTTCCTGGTCAGGTGGCGGCGAGCCGCCAGGGGTCGCCGCTGATGGTCGGCATCCGGCATACAGACAATCGCGGCTCCGTGATGAAGCTGCAGACGTACGACTTCACCGACCCATCGGGGCCCCTCGAGgtcttcttctcctccgaCCCGAACGCGTTCGCTGAGTACACGCGCGATGTTGTGTACCTCGAGGACAACGACATTGTTCACTACTGCGACGGCGCACTGCGCTTCTACAACGCAGCGGAGCGCCAGAGGTCAATCATCAAGCgcgaggtgcagcacctGGAGACGAAGCTGGAGAGCCTGTCCAAGGGCAACTACGCGCACTTCATGCTAAAGGAGATCTACGATCAGGCAGAGTCCGTCATCAGCTCCATGCACGGCCGCATCGACTTCAGCAGCGGGACAGTGCAGCTCGGCGGCTTCACCCAGCAGAGCATTCGCGCCATTCTCACCAGTCGCCGCATCCTCTTCATCGCGTGCGGCTCCTCGCTCAACAGCTGCATCGCTGTGCGGCCGCTCTTCGAGGAgctcgtgccgctgccgatctCCGTCGAGAATGCCTCCGACTTCATTGACCGCAGACCACAGATGCAGCGGAACGACACGTGCTTCTTCATCTCGCAGTCCGGCGAGACGGCTGACACGCTCATGGCGCTGAAGCTGTGTAGCGAGGCTGGCGCGATGTGCATCGGCATCACGAACGTCGTTGAATCCAGCATCAGCCGGCTGACGCACTGCGGCATCCATCTGAAGGCTGGCGTCGAGGTCGGTGTGGCGTCAACAAAGGCATACACGTCACAGGTGATCGTGATgacgctggtggcgctgttgctcagcagcgactcggtgtggctgcaggagcgccgcaACGAGATCTTGCGCGGTCTGTCCGAGGTGTCAGCAAAGATCGCCGAGGTGCTTAGGATCACACACGACCCCGTgaaggcgctggcggcgcggctgaaGGAGAGCCACTCTGTTATTGTACTCGGCCGCGGCTACGACCTGGCTACCGCGATGGAGGCTGCGCTGAAGGTGAAGGAGCTGAGCTACGTTCACGCGGAAGGCATCCACAGCGGCGAGCTCAAGCATGGGCCGCTCGCGCTGATTGATGAgacggtgccggtgctggcgaTGTGCACCAATGACAAGCACTTCGGCTTGAGcaaggcagcggtgcagcaggtgaACGCTCgcaacggcgccgtcgtcgtttTCGCGACTGTGGTAGACGCTGAGCTAAAGGCGGCCGCGAGCGAGATCGTCCTCGTTCCAAAGACGGTGGACTGTCTTCAGTGTGTCATTAACGTTATTCCGTTTCAGTTGCTGGCCTACTacatggcgctgctgcgcggcaatAACGTGGACTGCCCGCGCAACCTGGCCAAGAGCGTCACCGTGCAGTAG
- a CDS encoding cell cycle associated protein MOB1, putative → MKLFGSSLFDSDKTYRPKKKHKEGTERYRLHNFARSLVKSGDLRQAVQLPPGVDINNWLSVHTVDFYNITNVIYGSLTDYCSDMSCPVMSSGPRYEYLWRNPPEYPKATRVSAPQYLDLLMKWIERQINDERIFPSEDYNPYPADFKSYVKNIFRRMFRVYAHIYYSHFTKIAELQEEAHMNTAFKHFMYFAWEFDLIPREELTPLQELLKNLMGDYAKERLE, encoded by the coding sequence ATGAAGCTCTTCGGCAGCTCCCTCTTCGACTCGGACAAGACGTACCGGCCGAAGAAGAAGCACAAGGAGGGAACGGAGCGGTACCGCCTGCACAACTTTGCACGCTCGCTCGTCAAGTCtggcgacctgcggcaggcggtgcagctgccccCTGGCGTCGACATCAACAACTGGCTTTCGGTGCACACCGTTGATTTTTACAACATCACCAACGTCATATACGGCTCGCTGACGGACTACTGCAGCGACATGAGCTGCCCCGTGATGTCCTCCGGGCCGCGGTACGAGTACCTGTGGCGCAACCCACCCGAGTACCCCAAGGCGACGCGGGTGTCGGCGCCACAGTACCTCGACCTACTCATGAAGTGGATCGAGCGGCAGATTAACGACGAGCGCATTTTCCCGTCGGAGGACTACAACCCGTACCCAGCCGACTTCAAGAGCTACGTAAAGAACATATTCCGCCGCATGTTCCGCGTCTACGCACACATATACTACTCGCACTTCACGAAGATCGCGGAGCTtcaggaggaggcgcacatgAACACCGCTTTCAAGCATTTTATGTACTTCGCGTGGGAGTTCGACCTCATCCCACGTGAGGagctgacgccgctgcaggagttGCTGAAGAACCTCATGGGCGACTACGCGAAGGAGCGGCTAGAGTGA